Proteins encoded by one window of Bactrocera oleae isolate idBacOlea1 chromosome 4, idBacOlea1, whole genome shotgun sequence:
- the LOC138855680 gene encoding uncharacterized protein, with protein MWTYMMAASRGERANMKMSASRRRNESESPKYGYNVGRSMPYRSTARHNVLPLHSSASSTLPSGAYTSYPHTTTTTTPYYESHHLSSSQAAAANLPSASTSAASTASPPPFHTHAASAALHRLPPHNSSQHHVAHVTATIDEDGTSLFSPLSPCMPLTAAVDKDTHIFVYKGAKAKTARKRLIANHVGEIIADVPRRISMEISDEEDAIGLVDEVERRRRCLRAARRKSCAEPEIAGVSASAGGGKGSGSGRNDTSAFSSGVEDDSGEEDYLELESGKRMSQDQIVPSIMPFILVPD; from the exons ATGTGGACATATATGATGGCCGCAAGCCGTGGAGAACGGGCGAATATGAAGATGTCCGCCTCGAGACGTCGCAATGAAAGTGAATCACCGAAATATGGTTACAA CGTCGGCCGCTCAATGCCATATCGTTCGACTGCTCGCCACAATGTGCTGCCATTGCACTCATCAGCGAGCTCAACATTACCATCTGGCGCATATACGTCTTAtccacatacaacaacaacaacaacaccatacTACGAATCACACCATCTCAGCAGTAGCCAGGCCGCTGCCGCTAATTTGCCAAGCGCCAGTACCAGCGCCGCTTCCACAGCCAGTCCGCCGCCATTCCACACACACGCGGCTTCAGCGGCATTGCACAGACTGCCGCCACACAACAGCAGCCAACATCACGTCGCTCATGTGACGGCGACGATCGATGAAGATGGCACCAGTCTCTTTTCGCCACTTTCACCTTGTATGCCGCTCACCGCTGCCGTGGACAAGGACACTCACATATTCGTGTATAAGGGGGCGAAAGCGAAAACTGCTCGTAAACGTCTAATCGCCAATCATGTTGGCGAAATAATAGCGGACGTACCGCGCCGCATTTCAATGGAGATAAGCGATGAGGAGGACGCTATTGGTTTGGTGGATGAGGTGGAACGACGTCGACGTTGCTTGCGCGCGGCTAGGAGAAAATCCTGTGCTGAGCCGGAGATCGCTGGCGTTTCGGCTAGTGCCGGTGGTGGAAAGGGAAGTGGGAGTGGTCGCAATGACACTAGTGCGTTCAGTAGTGGCGTGGAGGATGACAGCGGAGAAGAGGATTATCTAGAGTTGGAGAGTGGCAAACGGATGTCACAG